A single region of the Amphiprion ocellaris isolate individual 3 ecotype Okinawa chromosome 4, ASM2253959v1, whole genome shotgun sequence genome encodes:
- the LOC111581960 gene encoding armadillo-like helical domain-containing protein 3 isoform X2 yields the protein MSQVEKKAGLLRRTSSSKKPLKEKVVLMYDEIFAKEDPAKNNPRFWDELFLMKVNLEYLESKLESVDGEEVQRIQDNINSLFHHCVQALGEEHQIKVVNALQTLCALFRGVHQKNKSASGFDIINMLMGFDKAEQRMKDLMERLDGLLCGDSSESLKSLCLKLLLCLVTVTDNISQNTILEYVMINSIFEAILQILSDVSSRGQHGYDAVVLLALLVNYRKYESVNPYIVKLSIVDDEPTLDGMGMVVHQALTEYNRQYKDKEEENQGGFFSTLTSMVGSMFIADVDEKLSVQTNEAILLALYEAVHLNRNFITVLAQSHPEIDIPVTPTTPTPTTPTTPLGTTPPSLDMMNNPELPLDPNLQTSNLLITFLKYASIVMQDTKDEHRLNSARLCLIILTCIAEDQYADAFLHDDNMNFRVNLHRMPMRHRKKAVDKNIPSRPLVCAVLGLCGDFLCRRCVQIIHKLLCYQKKCRIRLHYTWRELWSALINLLKFLLSNETTLLAKHNIFHLALLVVNLFNMFITYGDTFLPTSNSYDELYYEIVRMHQVFDNLYCMVLRVSTNTGQWKEAASKVTHALVNVRAIINHFNPKIESYAAVNHISQLSEEQVLEVVRSNYDTLTLKLQDGLDQFERYSEQPKEAAFFKELVRSISLNVRKNVSLNTLSQDVLLKEFSTIS from the exons ATGTCTCAGGTTGAGAAGAAGGCAGGGCTGCTGAGGAGAACGTCATCCTCTAAAAAACCCTTGAAAGAGAAGGTGGTTCTGATGTATGATGAGATTTTTGCA AAAGAAGACCCAGCCAAAAACAACCCTCGCTTCTGGGATGAACTGTTTCTTATGAAG GTAAACCTCGAGTACTTGGAGTCAAAGTTGGAGAGTGTAGATGGGGAGGAGGTCCAGCGCATCCAAGACAACATCAACTCTTTGTTCCATCACTGCGTTCAGGCTCTGGGAGAGGAGCACCAGATCAAAGTGGTCAATGCATTGCAG ACCCTCTGTGCACTTTTCCGAGGGGTTCACCAGAAGAACAAGTCAGCGTCTGGCTTCGACATCATCAACATGCTCATGGGGTTTGACAAGGCTGAGCAAAGGATGAAG GATCTGATGGAGAGACTGGACGGCCTTCTTTGTGGAGACAGCTCAGAGAGTCTTAAGAGTCTTTGCCTCAAACTGTTGCTATGTTTGGTTACG gtCACAGACAATATTAGCCAAAACACTATACTGGAATATGTGATGATCAACAGCATCTTTGAAGCTATTCTGCAG ATTCTGTCAGATGtatccagcagagggcagcatgGTTATGATGCTGTGGTGCTTCTGGCCCTTCTAGTCAACTATAGAAAATATGAG tcTGTGAATCcatacattgtgaaactctccATTGTGGATGATGAGCCAACACTCGAT GGAATGGGTATGGTTGTCCACCAAGCTCTGACAGAATATAACAG GCAATacaaagacaaagaggaggagaaccAGGGTGGATTCTTTTCTACCCTCACTAGTATG GTTGGAAGCATGTTTATTGCAGATGTTGATGAGAAGCTCTCTGTGCA GACAAATGAGGCGATTCTGCTGGCACTGTACGAGGCTGTGCACCTTAACCGCAACTTCATCACTGTATTAGCACAA AGCCACCCTGAGATCGACATCCCAGTCACACCCACCACCCCCACTCCAACCACACCTACAACACCACTTGGCACAACGCCACCCTCCCTCGACA TGATGAACAACCCAGAACTTCCCCTGGATCCCAACCTGCAGACCAGCAACCTTCTCATCACCTTCCTCAAGTATGCCTCCATTGTAATGCAGGATACTAAAG ATGAGCACCGACTCAACAGTGCCAGACTGTGCCTGATTATTCTCACCTGCATAGCCGAG GACCAGTATGCTGATGCCTTTCTTCATGATGACAATATGAACTTCAGAGTCAATCTCCACAGAATG cctaTGAGGCACAGGAAAAAAGCAGTGGACAAGAACATCCCTTCACGGCCGCTTGTGTGTGCTGTTCTAG GTTTATGTGGTGATTTCCTGTGCAGGCGTTGCGTACAGATCATCCACAAACTTCTCTGTTACCAGAAGAAATGCAGAATCAGATTACACTACACCTGGAGAGAGCTTTGGTCAG CTCTCATCAACCTGCTGAAGTTCCTGCTGTCAAATGAGACCACACTGCTGGCCAAGCACAACATCTTTCACCTGGCCTTACTg GTAGTGAACCTGTTCAACATGTTCATAACATACGGCGACACGTTCCTGCCCACATCCAACAGTTACGATGAATTGTACTATGAAATCGTACGAATGCACCAGGTCTTCGACAACCTCTACTGCATGG TTTTGAGAGTCTCAACCAACACAGGCCAGTGGAAGGAGGCAGCCAGTAAAGTCACACATGCCCTTGTCAATGTTCG ggCCATTATCAACCACTTCAACCCCAAGATTGAGTCGTACGCTGCTGTGAACCACATCTCCCAGCTGTCAGAAGAGCAG GTGTTGGAGGTGGTACGGTCCAACTATGACACACTGACCCTCAAACTTCAGGATGGACTGGACCAGTTTGAAAGATACTCGGAACAACCCAAAGAGGCTGCTTTCTTCAAGGAGCTG
- the LOC111581960 gene encoding armadillo-like helical domain-containing protein 3 isoform X1 — protein MSQVEKKAGLLRRTSSSKKPLKEKVVLMYDEIFAKEDPAKNNPRFWDELFLMKVNLEYLESKLESVDGEEVQRIQDNINSLFHHCVQALGEEHQIKVVNALQTLCALFRGVHQKNKSASGFDIINMLMGFDKAEQRMKDLMERLDGLLCGDSSESLKSLCLKLLLCLVTVTDNISQNTILEYVMINSIFEAILQILSDVSSRGQHGYDAVVLLALLVNYRKYESVNPYIVKLSIVDDEPTLDGMGMVVHQALTEYNRQYKDKEEENQGGFFSTLTSMVGSMFIADVDEKLSVQTNEAILLALYEAVHLNRNFITVLAQSHPEIDIPVTPTTPTPTTPTTPLGTTPPSLDMMNNPELPLDPNLQTSNLLITFLKYASIVMQDTKDEHRLNSARLCLIILTCIAEDQYADAFLHDDNMNFRVNLHRMPMRHRKKAVDKNIPSRPLVCAVLDLMVEFIVTHMMKDFPMDLYLRCVQIIHKLLCYQKKCRIRLHYTWRELWSALINLLKFLLSNETTLLAKHNIFHLALLVVNLFNMFITYGDTFLPTSNSYDELYYEIVRMHQVFDNLYCMVLRVSTNTGQWKEAASKVTHALVNVRAIINHFNPKIESYAAVNHISQLSEEQVLEVVRSNYDTLTLKLQDGLDQFERYSEQPKEAAFFKELVRSISLNVRKNVSLNTLSQDVLLKEFSTIS, from the exons ATGTCTCAGGTTGAGAAGAAGGCAGGGCTGCTGAGGAGAACGTCATCCTCTAAAAAACCCTTGAAAGAGAAGGTGGTTCTGATGTATGATGAGATTTTTGCA AAAGAAGACCCAGCCAAAAACAACCCTCGCTTCTGGGATGAACTGTTTCTTATGAAG GTAAACCTCGAGTACTTGGAGTCAAAGTTGGAGAGTGTAGATGGGGAGGAGGTCCAGCGCATCCAAGACAACATCAACTCTTTGTTCCATCACTGCGTTCAGGCTCTGGGAGAGGAGCACCAGATCAAAGTGGTCAATGCATTGCAG ACCCTCTGTGCACTTTTCCGAGGGGTTCACCAGAAGAACAAGTCAGCGTCTGGCTTCGACATCATCAACATGCTCATGGGGTTTGACAAGGCTGAGCAAAGGATGAAG GATCTGATGGAGAGACTGGACGGCCTTCTTTGTGGAGACAGCTCAGAGAGTCTTAAGAGTCTTTGCCTCAAACTGTTGCTATGTTTGGTTACG gtCACAGACAATATTAGCCAAAACACTATACTGGAATATGTGATGATCAACAGCATCTTTGAAGCTATTCTGCAG ATTCTGTCAGATGtatccagcagagggcagcatgGTTATGATGCTGTGGTGCTTCTGGCCCTTCTAGTCAACTATAGAAAATATGAG tcTGTGAATCcatacattgtgaaactctccATTGTGGATGATGAGCCAACACTCGAT GGAATGGGTATGGTTGTCCACCAAGCTCTGACAGAATATAACAG GCAATacaaagacaaagaggaggagaaccAGGGTGGATTCTTTTCTACCCTCACTAGTATG GTTGGAAGCATGTTTATTGCAGATGTTGATGAGAAGCTCTCTGTGCA GACAAATGAGGCGATTCTGCTGGCACTGTACGAGGCTGTGCACCTTAACCGCAACTTCATCACTGTATTAGCACAA AGCCACCCTGAGATCGACATCCCAGTCACACCCACCACCCCCACTCCAACCACACCTACAACACCACTTGGCACAACGCCACCCTCCCTCGACA TGATGAACAACCCAGAACTTCCCCTGGATCCCAACCTGCAGACCAGCAACCTTCTCATCACCTTCCTCAAGTATGCCTCCATTGTAATGCAGGATACTAAAG ATGAGCACCGACTCAACAGTGCCAGACTGTGCCTGATTATTCTCACCTGCATAGCCGAG GACCAGTATGCTGATGCCTTTCTTCATGATGACAATATGAACTTCAGAGTCAATCTCCACAGAATG cctaTGAGGCACAGGAAAAAAGCAGTGGACAAGAACATCCCTTCACGGCCGCTTGTGTGTGCTGTTCTAG ATCTGATGGTGGAGTTTATTGTCACTCATATGATGAAGGATTTCCCCATGGATTTATACTT GCGTTGCGTACAGATCATCCACAAACTTCTCTGTTACCAGAAGAAATGCAGAATCAGATTACACTACACCTGGAGAGAGCTTTGGTCAG CTCTCATCAACCTGCTGAAGTTCCTGCTGTCAAATGAGACCACACTGCTGGCCAAGCACAACATCTTTCACCTGGCCTTACTg GTAGTGAACCTGTTCAACATGTTCATAACATACGGCGACACGTTCCTGCCCACATCCAACAGTTACGATGAATTGTACTATGAAATCGTACGAATGCACCAGGTCTTCGACAACCTCTACTGCATGG TTTTGAGAGTCTCAACCAACACAGGCCAGTGGAAGGAGGCAGCCAGTAAAGTCACACATGCCCTTGTCAATGTTCG ggCCATTATCAACCACTTCAACCCCAAGATTGAGTCGTACGCTGCTGTGAACCACATCTCCCAGCTGTCAGAAGAGCAG GTGTTGGAGGTGGTACGGTCCAACTATGACACACTGACCCTCAAACTTCAGGATGGACTGGACCAGTTTGAAAGATACTCGGAACAACCCAAAGAGGCTGCTTTCTTCAAGGAGCTG